The nucleotide sequence CGAAGTAACTGGAAAGCTGCCGTCCGAGGAGCAGATCGTTCGCCTGGCCGAAAGCACGCCGAGTTCGATGCATCCCGGGTCGATCTACATCCGCCCCACCCCCACCCAAACCTGGGGCACCGACCCCAGCGATGTGGTGGTCCTGCTGGCCCAGTTCGGCATCAAGGGTGCCATCACCAATGCCTCCACCGAAGAGCAAACCGGTGTTCCCACCGGACTTTCGGCGATCGAGCGCTACCTCGGCGATGGCCACAAGGTGATCGCCACCGTCAATGTCGAAACCATCTGGAACAACCCGGACGGCGACCACAGCGCCCCGGACCACTCCCTGGTCATCACCGGAGTGGACACCCGCACCGGCGTCGTGCACCTCAACGACCCCGCCTATCCGTCGGGCGCCGACAAGCAGGTGCCGATCGACACCTTCATGCAGGCCTGGCAGGCCAGCGACTACCAGATGGTGGTAACGGTCAACGACAACTAGAACGTGGTCGTGACAGGATCTCGCCAAACCGAAATCGATTTAGCTCCAACAGCTCTGACGGCACCGTTGCGGCCAGCCAGGAGCCGGCCGCGCGCGTTAGTCTTTGACGCAGTCCATGATGACCAGGAAAGGATTGTCGAGTAGGTAGTCCCAGTAGTCGCCCTCCTCACCCGCTTCGGGGGCAGGCTCCAGATCGGGAATGTGGACGGCGAAGTCGTGGAAACCGGCGTGCCGGAACGCGCGGGCATAGGCCTCGATCGGTAGGTAGTAGTTCCGGACTTGCAGTCTGGAATCGGCGAGATTGACCGTGATGTCGATCGGCGCGCCGTCGCAGACGTGATCGGCCAGTTGCAGCTCGAATCCATACTTACGGTAGTCGGGCCGAAACGAATACACCCCCGGATTGGTGTTCACCGTGACGAACCGGCCGCCCGGCTTGACCCGGCACGCGAGGCCGCGACACATCTGCGCGAGCTCCGCCCGGTTTTGCGCGTACACCAGCAGCCACGCACTCACAACCACGTCGTAATCCTGTTGCGCAACGGTCGAACGGGCGTCCGCCACGACGTAGTCGATGCCCAACGGCTGCTGCTTTTCCTGCGCGCGGGCCAGGGCGATCATCCGTTCGGAGATGTCGAGTCCGACCACCTGCCCGGCGCCGGCACGGCGCAACAAGCGGGTGAAATGCCCTTCGCCGCATGCGACGTCCAGCACCTTCTTGCCGCTGACGTCACCGATGTGCTTGAGAAAGGAGTAGGTCTCGATGCGTTCTCGCCAAGGCTGCGTCTTCGCCTGTTGATACTGCTCGGCGATGTGCCCCTGGTTGTAGTCGATTGCCACACCGGCCGCCTTTCCCCAAGCAGCAACCCGATCCCGCCATCGCGCAGCTCTACTTCCAAACTAGCCCCGATCGGCCGAGCGTAGCGAAGCCTGGGCGCGGTATTCGGCGGGAGAGGACCCATGAACGGCCTTGAAGAGGCGGGAGAAATGCGATGCGGTGCCGATTTCCTGGCGTCAGTTCGAATCACCGCATGATCTCGAGGAATGCCCGGGCTCCGTCGTCCCCGAACAAAAGCTGTTTCCAACAAGCGATCTCGGCGATCGGGACCCGACTGCTCGCACTCACCAGACGCATTATCGACTCGAACGCGCCCGGAACCCGCAACAAGCCAAGCCATCTTTCGCCGACCGCTCGATGGGCGAACGGCTCCATGGCCCGGCGACGGTGAAAACGCTCCACCGCGATGATGGTGTTGAGCGTTGGCGACGTCGAATCCGATGGTCCCCGCAAACCACGCTGGGTCAGAGCCGGCACGACCCTGCGGGAAAGGAACGACGACGCCGGCACACCGTGCACGCAGATCACCGGCGCCCCGATGCCTGGTGCTGTTCGAGCAGGCGCGCGACCTGCGCCCGAGTCATGGTGCCGCCCCGCGTACCATAGCTCCACCACACCATGGTGGGCGAAAACAACGGCGGATGCTTGCACACGGCTGCACTCGTTTTGCTCCAGTACGTATTCCCCCAACTGCCTGACGCAGACTCTCAGCCCGCCAGTTCACGGGCTTTTATTCGCACCCAATTCCATCGCCGTCTCGATCAAGGCCGTAGATGTCGCGTCCGATGACAATTACCGGGCCCACCACATACGCCGGACCATTTCCGCTACCGCCGGCACAATCGACATCACTGGCGATCGGGACGCAGGCACCCGAGTAGTTCGGGTCACATGATGAGCTTGGTTGTCGCGGGATCGGCGCAACACCTCGGCCAAAGGACTGCACAGACGGCCCATCACCTGGTTCGGCGTTTACTCCGGGCGCGAAGAGAAGCCCCATTGCACACGTAATTGCCAGCACTCGACACTGAACCACGCCCGCGTGAGACAACACTTCGCACATCGCCAGCCACTCCCAGCACGGCACCAGATCGCGCGTCAGGTAGACATCGCGTAGTAAAAAGATCTACTCCTCAAATAACAGGTTGGGTGGGAATCGTCGATATTCCCGCTAGGCCGTTCGCGATTTCACCGCTCGTGACCCGCACCATTCAGCTCCGCAAAAGGAATGCGCGGTACCGTCATCGCCGAAAGAAGGGTGATTCGCTTGGCGCTACCCGCCTCGGGTATCGCCCCCGCGGATCGACG is from Mycobacterium marinum and encodes:
- a CDS encoding C39 family peptidase; the encoded protein is MSKTFMNRVATAARAATAAAFIGAAAAGAFAAPALASPAPQTEATGALYGHPDTAAQYWQMQHLPDNCVLMSVADVVGEVTGKLPSEEQIVRLAESTPSSMHPGSIYIRPTPTQTWGTDPSDVVVLLAQFGIKGAITNASTEEQTGVPTGLSAIERYLGDGHKVIATVNVETIWNNPDGDHSAPDHSLVITGVDTRTGVVHLNDPAYPSGADKQVPIDTFMQAWQASDYQMVVTVNDN
- a CDS encoding class I SAM-dependent methyltransferase, which codes for MAIDYNQGHIAEQYQQAKTQPWRERIETYSFLKHIGDVSGKKVLDVACGEGHFTRLLRRAGAGQVVGLDISERMIALARAQEKQQPLGIDYVVADARSTVAQQDYDVVVSAWLLVYAQNRAELAQMCRGLACRVKPGGRFVTVNTNPGVYSFRPDYRKYGFELQLADHVCDGAPIDITVNLADSRLQVRNYYLPIEAYARAFRHAGFHDFAVHIPDLEPAPEAGEEGDYWDYLLDNPFLVIMDCVKD